A genomic region of Caenorhabditis elegans chromosome V contains the following coding sequences:
- the F07G11.1 gene encoding Methyltransferase FkbM domain-containing protein (Partially confirmed by transcript evidence), which produces MNITRLNIYYYFLIRRGMCIGKQDVTLQIGLIRRLFSYALLVVFIFLVYYFMQPNSNKLIFKAFRDCVFPKLLPLKGQHKEFWYSFTNITKQCNGLPEYNALDIRPAPNRAEVKYIALPNKKEQLTMVTLGIGHDVKAEIRLKELYPNIDFHGSDPSNEINRDLYENKLGGKYYQYAVSGEKGMKNSRVYREEYKEEITEHVGAEYFLKNFVRKDRVDILWIDIEGNEFSFLEQIHNGGTIDKEGIKICQINVELHKDLLEKPEGEMEKFHDFIFKILEDGKYISINPYFVEYLKYRFIRLFLVNVGDNECTNLYLK; this is translated from the exons ATGAACATAACAAGACTAAACATATATTATTACTTTCTGATTCGTCGTGGCATGTGCATTGGAAAACAAG acgTTACCCTACAGATAGGTTTAATCCGAAGGTTGTTTAGTTATGCATTACTcgtggtttttatttttcttgtttactATTTCATGCAGCCAAATTCAAATAAGTTAATATTCAAAGCGTTTCGAGACTGTGTATTTCCAAAACTATTACCATTGAAGGGACAACACAAAGAG ttctggTATTCGTTCACAAATATCACTAAACAGTGCAATGGTCTGCCAGAATACAATGCCTTGGATATTCGCCCAGCACCCAATCGTGCTGAGGTTAAATACATCGCGCTTCCCAATAAG AAGGAACAATTGACAATGGTTACTTTGGGAATCGGTCATGATGTTAAAGCAGAGATACGACTGAAAGAG TTATAtccaaatattgattttcacgGATCAGATCCGTCAAACGAAATAAACAGAGATTTGTATGAAAATAAACTTGGAGGAAAGTATTACCAGTATGCTGTTAGTGGAGAGAAGGGAATGAAGAATTCACGTGTTTATCGTG AAGAGTATAAGGAAGAAATAACCGAGCACGTTGGAGCtgagtattttttaaagaattttgtaCGAAAAGATCGAGTTGATATTCTTTGGATAGATATTGAAGGAAATGAGTTTTCATTCCTTGAACAAATTCATAACGGCGGAACAATTGATAAAGAAGGAATCAAAATCTGTCAGATTAACGTAGAGTTGCACAAAGACCTTTTGGAGAAACCGGAaggagaaatggaaaaattccacgactttatcttcaaaattctAGAAGATGGAAAATACATTTCAATAAACCCATACTTTGTCGAGTatttaaaatatcgatttatACGATTATTTCTAGTTAATGTTGGGGACAACGAGTGTACTAATTTATATCTTAAGTAA
- the F07G11.2 gene encoding Methyltransferase FkbM domain-containing protein (Predicted) yields the protein MSRQHLQKIKNHTRKRRIKRKSDIFQAFHDCFLPKLETITESYRKFWYEFANSLDIQAAKNKDEVKYVVFPKNNNEPLTMVTLGIGRDIRAELRLKAMYPNLAFHGAGPGVAVNKDLYESTLGGKFYNYAVSGQNGIHISKIFLERNSTVDATKHIRADYFFRKILNKNRIDILWIDIEQNEYGILEQIHQNGKLDQVGVKICQINVEFHKDVFGNSDAEMQKFYDFVFKVLEDKKYILLKPKHATYMDIIYIRAFIVNVADSECTDLYIK from the exons ATGAGCCGTCAACACctacagaaaataaaaaatcacacGAGAAAGAGGAGAATAAAAAGGAaatctgatatttttcaagcttttcacGATTGCTTCCTTCCGAAACTTGAAACAATCACGGAAAGCTATCgcaaa TTTTGGTATGAATTTGCAAATTCTCTTGATATCCAAGCCGCAAAAAATAAGGACGAAGTCAAGTATGTggtgtttccaaaaaat AATAATGAACCGCTGACAATGGTTACTCTTGGAATTGGACGTGATATCCGAGCAGAGCTCAGACTGAAAGCG atgtacCCTAACCTAGCTTTTCACGGAGCGGGCCCGGGTGTTGCTGTGAACAAAGATCTATACGAAAGCACGTTGGGTGGGAAATTCTACAATTATGCAGTTAGTGGACAAAACGGTATACATATATCCAAAATCTTTCTTG AACGAAACTCTACAGTAGATGCAACTAAACACATTCGAGCCGAttatttcttcagaaaaatacttAATAAAAACAGAATAGACATTCTTTGGATAGACATCGAACAAAATGAATACGGTATTCTTGAGCAAATCCATCAGAATGGAAAGTTGGATCAGGTCGGCGTCAAGATATGTCAGATAAACGTTGAATTCCATAAagatgtttttggaaattctgatGCCGAAATGCAAAAGTTCTATGATTTCGTGTTCAAGGTGTTGGAAGACAAGAAGTATATTCTTCTTAAACCAAAGCATGCAACATATATGGATATAATATATATAAGAGCTTTTATTGTTAATGTTGCTGATAGCGAATGTACTGATTTGtatataaaatga
- the srj-32 gene encoding Serpentine Receptor, class J (Confirmed by transcript evidence) has translation MLLLAIRCSLIACTYTILISHFVYRYLAVLGSIFINRLFPYFMIVTLLFCVIASMFWIMIAYFVAVPNFEVRHYIQQNMYEIYGADSITLNFFALLYQIRKKLQSDRYRMSAGTAKMQLELLRSLVVQTVIPIIFSLAPCMLSWFTPMFNLKLDKWLNYTSAVPLSAFPFIDPFAVILCLPAFRRRLLGNAKPNTVVVSVASVI, from the exons ATGTTGTTGCTCGCAATAAGATGCTCACTAATTGCATGTACTTATACAATTCTCATCAGCCATTTTGTGTACAGATACTTGGCTGTACTAGGAAGTATATTTATTAATAGATTATTTCCTTATTTTATGATCGTTACTCTATTATTCTGTGTTATTGCCTCAATGTTTTGGATTATG ATTGCATACTTCGTTGCGGTGCCAAACTTTGAAGTTCGACATTATATCCAACAAAATATGTACGAAATATATGGCGCCGACTCTAtaactttgaacttttttgcacTACTTTATCAG ataaggaaaaaattacaatccGATCGATATAGAATGAGCGCGGGGACTGCAAAAATGCAACTGGAACTCCTTCGATCTTTGGTAGTTCAGACAGTCATTCCTATCATATTTAGCTTAGCTCCATGTATGCTCAGCTGGTTTACACCAatgttcaatttgaaactGGATAA ATGGTTAAACTACACATCTGCTGTTCCACTTTCAGCTTTCCCGTTTATTGACCCATTTGCCGTAATATTGTGCCTTCCGGCTTTTCGACGAAGATTGTTGGGGAATGCAAAGCCGAATACGGTTGTAGTTTCGGTTGCATCGGTTATTTGA
- the srj-32 gene encoding Serpentine Receptor, class J (Confirmed by transcript evidence), with the protein MLLLAIRCSLIACTYTILISHFVYRYLAVLGSIFINRLFPYFMIVTLLFCVIASMFWIMIAYFVAVPNFEVRHYIQQNMYEIYGADSITLNFFALLYQESTLETEIKSWIGVIAGSLVSILSIFILMILKFQIRKKLQSDRYRMSAGTAKMQLELLRSLVVQTVIPIIFSLAPCMLSWFTPMFNLKLDKWLNYTSAVPLSAFPFIDPFAVILCLPAFRRRLLGNAKPNTVVVSVASVI; encoded by the exons ATGTTGTTGCTCGCAATAAGATGCTCACTAATTGCATGTACTTATACAATTCTCATCAGCCATTTTGTGTACAGATACTTGGCTGTACTAGGAAGTATATTTATTAATAGATTATTTCCTTATTTTATGATCGTTACTCTATTATTCTGTGTTATTGCCTCAATGTTTTGGATTATG ATTGCATACTTCGTTGCGGTGCCAAACTTTGAAGTTCGACATTATATCCAACAAAATATGTACGAAATATATGGCGCCGACTCTAtaactttgaacttttttgcacTACTTTATCAG GAATCTACACTTGAAACGGAAATAAAATCCTGGATTGGAGTTATAGCTGGATCTTTAGTCTCGATTTTatctattttcattttgatgattttgaagtttcag ataaggaaaaaattacaatccGATCGATATAGAATGAGCGCGGGGACTGCAAAAATGCAACTGGAACTCCTTCGATCTTTGGTAGTTCAGACAGTCATTCCTATCATATTTAGCTTAGCTCCATGTATGCTCAGCTGGTTTACACCAatgttcaatttgaaactGGATAA ATGGTTAAACTACACATCTGCTGTTCCACTTTCAGCTTTCCCGTTTATTGACCCATTTGCCGTAATATTGTGCCTTCCGGCTTTTCGACGAAGATTGTTGGGGAATGCAAAGCCGAATACGGTTGTAGTTTCGGTTGCATCGGTTATTTGA
- the gtnt-21 gene encoding Glycosyltransferase family 92 protein (Confirmed by transcript evidence) encodes MRHLRRTFVLTACLLIYVMVYKFKQPSKPSVDIENLPVRPLKAFISSSYYYPTSKSLGDNAVALLMSINLLPTSDYNPPDFKEIVIYAENSTSSIIVRTPHHKVTYNDQCQIITIFATAQLIPNVGKIEMVSDDGRTEIPFTKPSYINRDVVVCIAPLFVSEQWQNFLFAVHIYKKYGAFVNLYLISAVNTFYNLMKEYEGDGYLSVQPWASVKFHGISKKIADTHNQIELRSQVAAQSDCLLQYKEAARFITFLDLDDILIPRLAPTYAEEFQKLFDKNEQISYLFYQKENYNAVVTRYGVRFSLKNMFGSMTYKHFRETGKSVVDPLRVNFTSLHFPPQTPKTEKYIVSENVITHLKTIDWVDKTEDPDEKELIEPFYYDNSSAIIPKKDIMDLEDDLRKMMTRLQKTRMFSKLPRIRYYSDLVLKCYNEKYYDLYYSNRKSEITCPGPQFCDFTQQVNIKCVRVNATYSSMKKLMPVTYYYATDPYFSDEMGCYAH; translated from the exons ATGCGCCACCTCCGAAGAACATTTGTCTTGACTGCCTGCTTACTGATATATGTAATGGTTTACAAATTCAAACAACCGTCGAAACCTTCTGTGGATATAGAAAATCTTCCAGTTAGACCTCTTAAAGCATTCATTTCTTCTTCCTATTATTATCCAACTTCAAAAAG TTTAGGTGATAACGCTGTGGCTCTACTAATGAGTATCAACTTACTCCCAACTTCGGACTATAACCCACCCGACTTCAAAGAAATTGTAATTTATGCAGAAAATTCAACGTCAAGTATAATTGTGAGAACTCCACATCATAA agttaCATACAATGATCAGTGCCAAATAATTACAATATTCGCGACAGCCCAGTTGATTccaaatgttggaaaaattgaaatggttTCAGATGATGGAAGGACGGag attccaTTCACAAAGCCATCTTATATAAACCGAGATGTAGTGGTTTGTATTGCTCCGTTGTTTGTCAGTGAGCAATggcaaaactttttattcgCTGTTCACATTTACAAAAA ATATGGTGCTTTTGTCAATTTATATCTTATTAGTGCCGTGAACACATTTTACAATCTTATGAAAGAGTATGAAGGAGAT gGATATCTCTCAGTACAACCGTGGGCCTCAGTGAAGTTCCatggaatttccaaaaaaattgcggaTACTCATAATCAAATTGAATTGAGAAGTCAAGTAGCTGCTCAATCAGATTGCCTGTTACAATATAAG GAAGCCGCCCGCTTCAttacttttttggatttagATGATATACTGATTCCACGATTAGCTCCAACATATGCGGAAGAATTCCAGAAATTATTCgataaaaatgagcaaatatCATACCTTTTTTATCAGAAGGAAAACTATAATGCAGTCGTTACAAGATATGGTGTCAGGTTTTCGCTTAAAAACATGTTTGGCAGTATGACTTACAAGCATTTT AGGGAAACCGGTAAAAGTGTGGTTGATCCATTGCGTGTCAATTTCACATCTCTGCATTTTCCACCACAAACTCCCAAAACAGAGAAATACATTGTGTCTGAGAATGTGATCACTCATCTTAAAACAATCGACTGg GTTGACAAAACTGAGGATCCCGACGAGAAAGAACTCATTGAGCCCTTTTATTATGACAATTCTTCAGCAATTATCCCTAAAAAAGACATTATGGATCTTGAAGATGATCTTCGCAAAATGATGACAAGGCTGCAAAAAACTAGAATGTTCTCAAAACTTCCCCGAATTCGCTACTACTCGGATCTTGTGCTCAAATGTTATAACGAAAAATATTACGATTTGTACTATAGCAATCGTAAATCAGAGATTACGTGCCCTGGTCCACAGTTTTGCGATTTCACACAACAAGTAAACATCAAATGTGTGCGAGTCAATGCCACATACAGttcgatgaaaaaattgatgccTGTCACGTATTATTATGCAACAGATCCttatttttctgatgaaaTGGGATGCTATGCACATTGA
- the gtnt-20 gene encoding Glycosyltransferase family 92 protein (Confirmed by transcript evidence), translating to MEAAHTCNNKINFTCRRRTLPTLTACLLILGMIHFTKLPRQPLPPPTINIESPPVRPLKAFISSAYYYPTSKSLGDNAVALLMSINLMPSPYYAPPDFQEIVISATNSTSSVTVKTPHQIVTFNHQCQIKTIFATAQLIPNVEKIEMVSDNGRTEIPFTKPSYESRDVVICVAPLFVSEQWQNFLFAVHIYKKYGAFVNLYLVSSVNTFYNLMKEYEEAGYLRIQPWVSVKFLGVPKNIADTEGQIELRSQAAAQSDCLLQYKESARFISFVDLDDVLIPRLAPTYVEEFQQLFDRNTRISYILYHKENYNAVVPKTGLQFSLKNMFSSLTCKHFRETGKSVVDPLRVNFTSLHFPPQTPKTEKYIVSENVITHLKTIDWVDDIKDPNREEVIEPHFYDNSSTTIISKKDIIDLEDDLQKMMKKLQDTRVFSKLPRIRYYSDLVLKCYNEKYYDLFYNNRKTEITCPGPHFCDFKQHLTIKCMRINATYTAMETLSPVTYYYATDPYFSDTMGCYAN from the exons ATGGAAGCCGCACATACATGcaacaataaaatcaattttacatGCCGCCGTCGAACCTTACCTACCTTAACTGCCTGTTTACTGATACTCGGGATGATCCATTTCACCAAACTTCCGAGACAGCCTCTACCACCGCCAACAATAAATATAGAAAGTCCTCCAGTTAGACCTCTGAAAGCTTTTATTTCTTCCGCTTATTACTATCCCACTTCAAAAAG TCTAGGCGACAATGCTGTCGCTTTGTTGATGAGCATCAATTTGATGCCATCGCCATACTATGCACCTCCCGACTTTCAAGAGATCGTGATTTCGGCAACAAACTCAACTTCCAGTGTCACTGTCAAAACTCCACATCAGAT agtcaCCTTCAATCACCAGTGCCAAATAAAAACAATCTTCGCAACCGCTCAGTTAATTccaaatgtggaaaaaatcgaaatggtGTCAGATAATGGAAGGACGGAG attcCGTTTACCAAGCCATCATATGAAAGCCGGGATGTGGTGATTTGTGTCGCTCCGTTGTTTGTCAGTGAGCAATggcaaaactttttatttgcaGTTCACATTTACAAAAA ATATGGTGCATTCGTGAATTTATATCTTGTTAGCTCTGTGAATACATTTTACAATCTTATGAAGGAGTATGAAGAGGCT GGTTATCTTAGAATTCAGCCGTGGGTGTCAGTCAAATTTCTAGGAGTTCCCAAGAATATTGCAGATACTGAGGGGCAAATAGAGTTAAGAAGTCAAGCAGCCGCTCAGTCAGACTGCCTGTTACAATATAAG GAATCCGCTCGATTTATCAGTTTTGTAGATTTAGACGATGTGTTGATTCCGCGACTTGCTCCAACATACGTTGAAGAATTCCAACAGTTGTTCGATAGAAATACGCGAATATCTTATATTCTCTACCATAAAGAAAATTACAATGCAGTTGTCCCAAAGACTGGCTtgcaattttcactcaaaaacatGTTTAGCAGTTTGACTTGCAAACATTTC AGGGAAACCGGTAAAAGTGTGGTTGATCCATTGCGTGTCAATTTCACATCTCTGCATTTTCCACCACAAACTCCCAAAACAGAGAAATACATTGTGTCTGAGAATGTGATCACTCATCTTAAAACAATCGACTGG gTAGACGATATTAAGGATCCAAACAGGGAAGAAGTCATTGAGCCTCACTTTTATGATAATTCATCAACCACAATTATATCCAAAAAGGACATAATTGATCTCGAAgatgatcttcaaaaaatgatgaagaaaCTGCAGGACACAAGAGTATTTTCGAAGTTGCCTCGAATTCGCTATTATTCGGATTTGGTGCTTAAATGCTACAACGAAAAATACTACGATTTGTTTTACAATAACAGAAAAACGGAGATTACATGCCCTGGGCCTCACTTTTGCGATTTCAAACAACATTTGACTATCAAATGCATGCGAATAAATGCTACATACACTGCCATGGAGACATTGTCACCTGTTACTTATTATTATGCAACTGATCCGTATTTTTCTGACACAATGGGTTGCTATGCAAATTAG